The Cloeon dipterum chromosome 3, ieCloDipt1.1, whole genome shotgun sequence genome includes a region encoding these proteins:
- the LOC135939171 gene encoding uncharacterized protein LOC135939171 isoform X3, with amino-acid sequence MENVKMNNHSISPSIRSFAFTTKIPPRNELTAFLCNVDAPPKDSFYQDLPSHWRVAKCRSLVRECSHFLAMPMVPSNKVTIVCSKTFAALGNPHTILASFGISVSQRNVELSDKTFKALLEFAIVGRLSPDWNRVDLNLLVYNEDFLTMVIGIPAIKFLLSIHGTEAQILLQPLKVKLPMLQACDLEMNDTQSVCDFFARKLRQVFDNCVDLEWVHTLPSMKPARVMSVSHHIPDTSPLKSYADFTKMWQEVYGYKLPPPDEGRADSSLAGPYLNVKYDVRGLADNSREHTYPAICVRPYETLFFRNVDQHLVLTVFIHTLMKTCPIVCGFNLNWVSQKKVNLSPEVKQEANNSKELCEKVIDEIVAAIKRDQAMGSHLSIEQQMPPTNPKPQPLPICNPVALIQPTIVRAESSVPPQVSNSSGLSEHIEPQPVSNQIDVMMPQEDMSLEISSTQLLSAVPMQSNLIPIAPALPRIIPSISPSYPKNSAQNVVPIRPAPVSRKNMVQTRSLFASGTGEVSSSRQTPLRAAARNSILGRARPPREAQSSVLTMKKVNMAEFVKCRRVDRFRCDELRQWLLEKKVTFSPRAPKKDLIQAVYNRVNQPAAPANTPNADN; translated from the exons ATGGAAAACGTCAAGATGAACAACCACTCGATCAGTCCGAGCATCAGGAGCTTTGCGTTCACCACCAAGATCCCGCCCAGGAATGAGTTGACTGCATTTTTGTGCAACGTAGATGCACCTCCAAAGGACAGTTTCTACCAAGACCTGCCCAGCCATTGGCGGGTTGCGAAATGCAG GTCGTTGGTGAGAGAGTGCTCGCATTTCTTGGCCATGCCCATGGTGCCAAGCAACAAAGTGACCATCGTGTGCTCCAAGACATTCGCTGCCTTGGGAAACCCGCACACCATCCTCGCCTCATTTGGCATCTCTGTG tCGCAACGTAACGTGGAGCTGTCAGACAAGACATTCAAAGCCTTGCTTGAGTTCGCAATTGTGGGCAGGCTGTCGCCAGATTGGAACAGGGTTGATTTGAACTTGCTGGTCTACAACGAGGACTTCCTCACCATGGTCATTGGAATCCCAGCAATCAAGTTCTTATTGAGTATTCATG GCACTGAAGCTCAGATCCTATTGCAACCCTTAAAGGTGAAGCTACCAATGCTGCAAGCGTGTGATCTCGAGATGAACGACACGCAATCAGTTTGTGACTTCTTTGCCAGGAAATTGCGGCAGGTGTTTGACAACTGCGTCGACCTCGAGTGGGTCCACACTCTGCCGAG caTGAAGCCTGCGAGAGTCATGAGTGTTTCTCACCACATTCCTGATACATCTCCCTTAAAGTCGTATGCTGATTTCACCAAAATGTGGCAGGAAGTG tatGGATACAAGTTGCCTCCGCCTGACGAGGGCAGAGCTGATTCTTCGTTAGCAGGCCCTTACTTGAACGTGAAATACGATGTTAGAGGGCTGGCGGACAACAGCAGG GAGCACACTTACCCTGCAATCTGCGTGAGGCCCTACGAGACTCTCTTCTTCCGCAACGTTGACCAGCACCTTGTGCTCACAGTTTTCATACACACCTTGATGAAGACTTGCCCTATTGTCTGTGGATTCAACCTCAATTGGGTGTCACAGAAGAAAGTTAACCTCTCACCGGAGGTCAAGCAAGAGGCCAATAACTcaaag GAGCTTTGTGAAAAAGTAATAGACGAGATCGTGGCAGCCATAAAGAGAGACCAAGCGATGGGCAGCCATCTCAGCATTGAGCAGCAAATGCCTCCAACCAATCCAAAACCACAGCCACTTCCTATCTGCAACCCAGTTGCTCTAATACAACCCA CTATAGTACGTGCAGAATCTTCTGTGCCGCCGCAAGTGTCGAATTCAAGCGGATTGTCGGAACACATTGAGCCCCAGCCAGTCAGCAACCAGATTGATGTGATGATGCCCCAAGAGGACATGTCGCTCGAGATCAGCTCCACTCAGCTGCTAAGCGCAGTTCCAATGCAAAGCAACTTGATTCCAATAG cTCCAGCATTGCCAAGGATCATCCCGAGTATTTCTCCAAGCTACCCAAAGAACTCTGCCCAGAATGTAGTTCCCATTAGGCCTGCTCCAGTGTCTCGGAAGAAT ATGGTGCAGACGAGGTCTCTGTTTGCCAGCGGCACTGGGGAGGTGTCCAGCAGTCGGCAAACTCCTCTGAGAGCGGCGGCCCGCAATTCAATCCTGGGCAGAGCGCGACCACCCAGGGAGGCCCAAAGCTCCGTGCTGACCATGAAGAAAGTCAACATGGCCGAGTTCGTCAAGTGCAGACGCGTCGACAGATTCAGGTGCGACGAACTGAGGCAGTGGCTGCTGGAGAAaaaagtgacattttctccTAGAGCTCCGAAGAAGGATCTGATTCAGGCAGTGTACAACCGTGTGAATCAACCCGCTGCACCAGCCAACACTCCTAATGCCGACAACTAA
- the LOC135939171 gene encoding uncharacterized protein LOC135939171 isoform X1 — protein MENVKMNNHSISPSIRSFAFTTKIPPRNELTAFLCNVDAPPKDSFYQDLPSHWRVAKCRSLVRECSHFLAMPMVPSNKVTIVCSKTFAALGNPHTILASFGISVSQRNVELSDKTFKALLEFAIVGRLSPDWNRVDLNLLVYNEDFLTMVIGIPAIKFLLSIHGTEAQILLQPLKVKLPMLQACDLEMNDTQSVCDFFARKLRQVFDNCVDLEWVHTLPSMKPARVMSVSHHIPDTSPLKSYADFTKMWQEVYGYKLPPPDEGRADSSLAGPYLNVKYDVRGLADNSREHTYPAICVRPYETLFFRNVDQHLVLTVFIHTLMKTCPIVCGFNLNWVSQKKVNLSPEVKQEANNSKELCEKVIDEIVAAIKRDQAMGSHLSIEQQMPPTNPKPQPLPICNPVALIQPTIVRAESSVPPQVSNSSGLSEHIEPQPVSNQIDVMMPQEDMSLEISSTQLLSAVPMQSNLIPIEFVIYSAPALPRIIPSISPSYPKNSAQNVVPIRPAPVSRKNMVQTRSLFASGTGEVSSSRQTPLRAAARNSILGRARPPREAQSSVLTMKKVNMAEFVKCRRVDRFRCDELRQWLLEKKVTFSPRAPKKDLIQAVYNRVNQPAAPANTPNADN, from the exons ATGGAAAACGTCAAGATGAACAACCACTCGATCAGTCCGAGCATCAGGAGCTTTGCGTTCACCACCAAGATCCCGCCCAGGAATGAGTTGACTGCATTTTTGTGCAACGTAGATGCACCTCCAAAGGACAGTTTCTACCAAGACCTGCCCAGCCATTGGCGGGTTGCGAAATGCAG GTCGTTGGTGAGAGAGTGCTCGCATTTCTTGGCCATGCCCATGGTGCCAAGCAACAAAGTGACCATCGTGTGCTCCAAGACATTCGCTGCCTTGGGAAACCCGCACACCATCCTCGCCTCATTTGGCATCTCTGTG tCGCAACGTAACGTGGAGCTGTCAGACAAGACATTCAAAGCCTTGCTTGAGTTCGCAATTGTGGGCAGGCTGTCGCCAGATTGGAACAGGGTTGATTTGAACTTGCTGGTCTACAACGAGGACTTCCTCACCATGGTCATTGGAATCCCAGCAATCAAGTTCTTATTGAGTATTCATG GCACTGAAGCTCAGATCCTATTGCAACCCTTAAAGGTGAAGCTACCAATGCTGCAAGCGTGTGATCTCGAGATGAACGACACGCAATCAGTTTGTGACTTCTTTGCCAGGAAATTGCGGCAGGTGTTTGACAACTGCGTCGACCTCGAGTGGGTCCACACTCTGCCGAG caTGAAGCCTGCGAGAGTCATGAGTGTTTCTCACCACATTCCTGATACATCTCCCTTAAAGTCGTATGCTGATTTCACCAAAATGTGGCAGGAAGTG tatGGATACAAGTTGCCTCCGCCTGACGAGGGCAGAGCTGATTCTTCGTTAGCAGGCCCTTACTTGAACGTGAAATACGATGTTAGAGGGCTGGCGGACAACAGCAGG GAGCACACTTACCCTGCAATCTGCGTGAGGCCCTACGAGACTCTCTTCTTCCGCAACGTTGACCAGCACCTTGTGCTCACAGTTTTCATACACACCTTGATGAAGACTTGCCCTATTGTCTGTGGATTCAACCTCAATTGGGTGTCACAGAAGAAAGTTAACCTCTCACCGGAGGTCAAGCAAGAGGCCAATAACTcaaag GAGCTTTGTGAAAAAGTAATAGACGAGATCGTGGCAGCCATAAAGAGAGACCAAGCGATGGGCAGCCATCTCAGCATTGAGCAGCAAATGCCTCCAACCAATCCAAAACCACAGCCACTTCCTATCTGCAACCCAGTTGCTCTAATACAACCCA CTATAGTACGTGCAGAATCTTCTGTGCCGCCGCAAGTGTCGAATTCAAGCGGATTGTCGGAACACATTGAGCCCCAGCCAGTCAGCAACCAGATTGATGTGATGATGCCCCAAGAGGACATGTCGCTCGAGATCAGCTCCACTCAGCTGCTAAGCGCAGTTCCAATGCAAAGCAACTTGATTCCAATAG aatttgttatttattcagcTCCAGCATTGCCAAGGATCATCCCGAGTATTTCTCCAAGCTACCCAAAGAACTCTGCCCAGAATGTAGTTCCCATTAGGCCTGCTCCAGTGTCTCGGAAGAAT ATGGTGCAGACGAGGTCTCTGTTTGCCAGCGGCACTGGGGAGGTGTCCAGCAGTCGGCAAACTCCTCTGAGAGCGGCGGCCCGCAATTCAATCCTGGGCAGAGCGCGACCACCCAGGGAGGCCCAAAGCTCCGTGCTGACCATGAAGAAAGTCAACATGGCCGAGTTCGTCAAGTGCAGACGCGTCGACAGATTCAGGTGCGACGAACTGAGGCAGTGGCTGCTGGAGAAaaaagtgacattttctccTAGAGCTCCGAAGAAGGATCTGATTCAGGCAGTGTACAACCGTGTGAATCAACCCGCTGCACCAGCCAACACTCCTAATGCCGACAACTAA
- the LOC135939173 gene encoding beta-1,3-galactosyltransferase 2-like: MALRNSLKILVLIIGVIIVGYYYLRGSYKINNWTTRELEIRAVSVKPPLKLKFNIEDFLSNEPNVSSKYPGGFLRSPECPAEELEILILVFSAPGNFERRQAIRENWAQDLNNSSSLFFILGGVEVKERDREKLEFEQDVILANFTDSYRNLTLKTVALLNWAGQNCEFSFLLKCDDDMYINYPKLRHKLFEENAVFDNKTIIGRLAAGWRPNRSKKSKYYLSETEFPPQVLPDFMSGPSYVITAGLVEPLLSAVLEEHWLTLEDVLVTGIVAKYRLGATLVGWTAFHNDRVALTTCNAKQLISIHDLKPREQKLVLVARNKEIKRRCKIVP, from the exons ATGGCACTTCGGAACTCACTGAAGATATTGGTTCTGATCATAGGCGTGATAATTGTTGGTTATTACTACTTGCGCGGCTCctataaaatcaacaattggACTACAAGAG AACTAGAAATTCGAGCGGTCAGTGTAAAGCCAccgctgaaattaaaattcaacattgaGGACTTTTTATCAAACGAACCTAATGTGTCGAGCAAGTACCCTGGTGGTTTCCTGAGAAGCCCTGAATGCCCTGCAGAGGAGCTGGAAATTCTAATTCTCGTCTTTTCGGCTCCTGGCAACTTTGAAAGACGACAAGCCATTCGAGAAAACTGGGCTCAGGACCTTAACAACTCAAGCAGTCTGTTTTTTATCCTCGGCGGCGTTGAAGTGAAAGAAAGGGAtcgagaaaaattggaattcgaaCAAGATGTGATTTTGGCAAACTTCACCGACAGCTATCGCAATCTAACGCTGAAAACCGTGGCGCTTCTCAATTGGGCCGGCCAAAACTGCGAATTCAGCTTTTTACTCAAGTGCGACGATGACATGTACATAAACTATCCAAAGTTGAGACACAAATTATTCGAAGAAAACGCAGTGTTTGACAATAAAACGATAATTGGCCGCTTGGCTGCGGGCTGGAGGCCGAACCgcagcaaaaaatccaaatactACCTCTCAGAAACAGAATTTCCTCCGCAAGTTTTGCCAGATTTCATGTCGGGACCGTCGTATGTGATTACCGCCGGTCTCGTCGAGCCGCTCTTATCAGCTGTTTTGGAAGAGCACTGGCTCACCCTCGAGGATGTGCTGGTCACAGGCATAGTTGCGAAATACAGACTTGGTGCCACATTGGTGGGCTGGACCGCTTTTCATAATGATCGTGTTGCACTCACGACTTGCAATGCTAAGCAGCTAATATCCATCCACGATCTTAAACCTAGAGAGCAAAAGTTAGTCCTTGTTGCCAggaacaaagaaataaaaagacgcTGCAAAATCGTTCCgtga
- the LOC135938262 gene encoding U-scoloptoxin(11)-Sm2a-like, with the protein MLLLITVAAAAFVAAGLASHPSQLTYPGSARSERDLPLCPNNAVCSVLHRRFWGAQPLLERFCRCPGRLECPSTWTTDSMKDNQSMQLNNRSQLKFCNDVKVLGRCRSSQVALNVTTRRTPPDRLTQIAASVGTVTTANCYCPPWPAPRHWRHDKRSQRQFFNGTTDVSDTYTCAKLPRCEEQEACGVVRHDLFSIYIKCSCLKGTLCYSMAHTPPVNRSEVLFEGQAYEAYCL; encoded by the exons ATGCTGCTGCTCATCACGGTGGCTGCGGCCGCCTTCGTGGCCGCCGGCCTCGCGTCCCATCCCTCCCAATTGACCTACCCCGGCAGC GCCCGGAGCGAGAGAGACCTGCCACTATGTCCGAACAACGCAGTCTGCAGCGTTCTACACCGCAGATTTTGGGGCGCGCAGCCCCTTCTCGAGCGCTTTTGCCGCTGTCCCGGAAGACTCGAGTGTCCGTCCACGTGGACAACAGATTCAATGAAGGACAACCAGAGCATGCAGCTCAACAATAGATCCCAATTGAAG ttttgtaaCGACGTGAAGGTGTTGGGCCGGTGCCGGAGCTCGCAGGTGGCATTGAACGTGACAACGAGGCGCACGCCGCCCGACCGGCTGACACAGATAGCCGCCTCTGTGGGCACCGTGACCACGGCCAACTGCTACTGCCCTCCGTGGCCGGCGCCCAGGCACTGGCGCCACGACAAACGGAGTCAGCGCCAGTTCTTCAACGGAACCACTGACGTCTCTGATACGTACACTTGCGCCAAG CTGCCACGCTGCGAGGAGCAGGAGGCGTGCGGCGTCGTGCGGCACGACCTATTTTCCATCTACATCAAGTGCTCGTGCTTGAAGGGCACACTGTGCTACTCGATGGCCCACACGCCGCCCGTCAACAGGTCCGAGGTGCTGTTTGAAGGGCAAGCCTACGAGGCTTActgtctttaa
- the LOC135939171 gene encoding uncharacterized protein LOC135939171 isoform X2: MENVKMNNHSISPSIRSFAFTTKIPPRNELTAFLCNVDAPPKDSFYQDLPSHWRVAKCRSLVRECSHFLAMPMVPSNKVTIVCSKTFAALGNPHTILASFGISVSQRNVELSDKTFKALLEFAIVGRLSPDWNRVDLNLLVYNEDFLTMVIGIPAIKFLLSIHGTEAQILLQPLKVKLPMLQACDLEMNDTQSVCDFFARKLRQVFDNCVDLEWVHTLPSMKPARVMSVSHHIPDTSPLKSYADFTKMWQEVYGYKLPPPDEGRADSSLAGPYLNVKYDVRGLADNSREHTYPAICVRPYETLFFRNVDQHLVLTVFIHTLMKTCPIVCGFNLNWVSQKKVNLSPEVKQEANNSKELCEKVIDEIVAAIKRDQAMGSHLSIEQQMPPTNPKPQPLPICNPVALIQPIRAESSVPPQVSNSSGLSEHIEPQPVSNQIDVMMPQEDMSLEISSTQLLSAVPMQSNLIPIEFVIYSAPALPRIIPSISPSYPKNSAQNVVPIRPAPVSRKNMVQTRSLFASGTGEVSSSRQTPLRAAARNSILGRARPPREAQSSVLTMKKVNMAEFVKCRRVDRFRCDELRQWLLEKKVTFSPRAPKKDLIQAVYNRVNQPAAPANTPNADN, encoded by the exons ATGGAAAACGTCAAGATGAACAACCACTCGATCAGTCCGAGCATCAGGAGCTTTGCGTTCACCACCAAGATCCCGCCCAGGAATGAGTTGACTGCATTTTTGTGCAACGTAGATGCACCTCCAAAGGACAGTTTCTACCAAGACCTGCCCAGCCATTGGCGGGTTGCGAAATGCAG GTCGTTGGTGAGAGAGTGCTCGCATTTCTTGGCCATGCCCATGGTGCCAAGCAACAAAGTGACCATCGTGTGCTCCAAGACATTCGCTGCCTTGGGAAACCCGCACACCATCCTCGCCTCATTTGGCATCTCTGTG tCGCAACGTAACGTGGAGCTGTCAGACAAGACATTCAAAGCCTTGCTTGAGTTCGCAATTGTGGGCAGGCTGTCGCCAGATTGGAACAGGGTTGATTTGAACTTGCTGGTCTACAACGAGGACTTCCTCACCATGGTCATTGGAATCCCAGCAATCAAGTTCTTATTGAGTATTCATG GCACTGAAGCTCAGATCCTATTGCAACCCTTAAAGGTGAAGCTACCAATGCTGCAAGCGTGTGATCTCGAGATGAACGACACGCAATCAGTTTGTGACTTCTTTGCCAGGAAATTGCGGCAGGTGTTTGACAACTGCGTCGACCTCGAGTGGGTCCACACTCTGCCGAG caTGAAGCCTGCGAGAGTCATGAGTGTTTCTCACCACATTCCTGATACATCTCCCTTAAAGTCGTATGCTGATTTCACCAAAATGTGGCAGGAAGTG tatGGATACAAGTTGCCTCCGCCTGACGAGGGCAGAGCTGATTCTTCGTTAGCAGGCCCTTACTTGAACGTGAAATACGATGTTAGAGGGCTGGCGGACAACAGCAGG GAGCACACTTACCCTGCAATCTGCGTGAGGCCCTACGAGACTCTCTTCTTCCGCAACGTTGACCAGCACCTTGTGCTCACAGTTTTCATACACACCTTGATGAAGACTTGCCCTATTGTCTGTGGATTCAACCTCAATTGGGTGTCACAGAAGAAAGTTAACCTCTCACCGGAGGTCAAGCAAGAGGCCAATAACTcaaag GAGCTTTGTGAAAAAGTAATAGACGAGATCGTGGCAGCCATAAAGAGAGACCAAGCGATGGGCAGCCATCTCAGCATTGAGCAGCAAATGCCTCCAACCAATCCAAAACCACAGCCACTTCCTATCTGCAACCCAGTTGCTCTAATACAACCCA TACGTGCAGAATCTTCTGTGCCGCCGCAAGTGTCGAATTCAAGCGGATTGTCGGAACACATTGAGCCCCAGCCAGTCAGCAACCAGATTGATGTGATGATGCCCCAAGAGGACATGTCGCTCGAGATCAGCTCCACTCAGCTGCTAAGCGCAGTTCCAATGCAAAGCAACTTGATTCCAATAG aatttgttatttattcagcTCCAGCATTGCCAAGGATCATCCCGAGTATTTCTCCAAGCTACCCAAAGAACTCTGCCCAGAATGTAGTTCCCATTAGGCCTGCTCCAGTGTCTCGGAAGAAT ATGGTGCAGACGAGGTCTCTGTTTGCCAGCGGCACTGGGGAGGTGTCCAGCAGTCGGCAAACTCCTCTGAGAGCGGCGGCCCGCAATTCAATCCTGGGCAGAGCGCGACCACCCAGGGAGGCCCAAAGCTCCGTGCTGACCATGAAGAAAGTCAACATGGCCGAGTTCGTCAAGTGCAGACGCGTCGACAGATTCAGGTGCGACGAACTGAGGCAGTGGCTGCTGGAGAAaaaagtgacattttctccTAGAGCTCCGAAGAAGGATCTGATTCAGGCAGTGTACAACCGTGTGAATCAACCCGCTGCACCAGCCAACACTCCTAATGCCGACAACTAA
- the LOC135938263 gene encoding bublin coiled-coil protein-like, with amino-acid sequence MEKSMPSKEHPGSESPDERDEASSSGIEDGSPDASEDLDETEDTEFDDLNEQLDQINSFMDDLEQKNDSLQAKLRQLLAMSREERLAAQTEQMTVAEGAVQQPEEKS; translated from the exons aTGGAAAAAAGTATGCCGAGCAAAGAGCATCCTGGGTCGGAGAGCCCTGACGAGCGAGACGAGGCTTCGTCTTCTGGCATCGAGGATGGAAGTCCAGATGCAAGCGAAGACCTGGACGAAACTGAAG ACACAGAGTTTGACGATCTGAACGAACAACTGGACCAGATAAACAGTTTTATGGACGATCTGGAGCAGAAAAACGACAGCCTGCAg GCGAAATTGCGACAGCTGTTAGCAATGAGCAGGGAGGAACGGCTAGCTGCCCAAACGGAACAAATGACCGTGGCTGAAGGTGCTGTACAGCAGCCAGAGGAAAAATCTTAA